One genomic window of Halorhabdus sp. CBA1104 includes the following:
- a CDS encoding TrmB family transcriptional regulator sugar-binding domain-containing protein yields MDDSTLGTQLERFGLSETEIQTYLAVLENGEAKASTIADATGVSKRYVYSVCEELEEQGFVEVNDHVVPTKIRAKPPEEVIELLSNRLEEIQPALKRRYSESEARPQRFDVIKSRVTVLKRINEYISQADRRVGLSIPYSSVSRVAEELQDAVDRGVLVLLLVTNAEPDLEELAGYDRPIASVVRSWDASIPVILGADRDLGMVSSSEMMTTANSDEQAISLVQERIVPTLYGSFLANFWVSAEQVQVIDPAPLPQTYQSFEQAVFEATLRLRDGDAIDACVEALHSSEDSETETVTGRVADTRQGIVDPISNEFPIEHSLLIETDEGEITIGGTGAFLEEYEARTVTLEAAE; encoded by the coding sequence ATCGACGACTCGACGCTCGGAACACAGCTAGAGCGGTTCGGGCTTTCCGAGACGGAGATCCAGACGTATCTGGCCGTGCTGGAAAACGGCGAAGCTAAGGCCAGCACGATCGCCGATGCGACCGGCGTTTCGAAACGCTACGTCTACAGCGTCTGTGAAGAACTCGAAGAACAGGGGTTCGTCGAGGTCAACGATCACGTCGTTCCGACGAAAATCCGCGCCAAACCTCCCGAGGAAGTGATCGAACTACTCTCGAACCGCCTCGAAGAGATTCAGCCAGCTCTCAAACGCCGCTACTCCGAGTCCGAGGCCAGGCCCCAGCGCTTCGACGTCATCAAGTCCCGGGTTACCGTCCTCAAGCGAATCAACGAGTACATCAGCCAGGCCGACCGCCGTGTCGGGCTATCGATCCCGTATTCGTCTGTCTCCCGCGTCGCGGAGGAACTCCAGGATGCCGTCGATCGGGGCGTCCTCGTGTTGTTGTTGGTGACGAATGCTGAACCGGATCTCGAAGAACTGGCTGGCTACGACCGGCCGATCGCCAGTGTCGTCCGGAGTTGGGACGCATCGATTCCCGTGATCCTCGGTGCCGATCGGGATCTCGGGATGGTCTCCTCCTCAGAGATGATGACGACGGCCAACAGCGACGAGCAGGCGATTTCGCTCGTCCAAGAGCGAATCGTCCCGACGCTGTATGGCTCGTTCCTGGCGAATTTCTGGGTCTCGGCCGAGCAAGTCCAGGTTATCGATCCGGCACCACTCCCCCAAACCTACCAGAGTTTCGAACAGGCGGTCTTCGAAGCTACCCTCCGGTTGCGTGACGGCGACGCGATCGACGCCTGCGTCGAAGCCTTGCATAGCTCCGAGGACAGCGAGACAGAGACGGTTACTGGGCGGGTAGCCGACACGCGACAGGGGATCGTCGATCCGATTAGCAACGAGTTCCCGATCGAGCACTCGTTGCTCATCGAGACGGACGAAGGCGAAATCACGATCGGTGGCACTGGCGCGTTCCTCGAAGAGTACGAGGCCCGGACAGTCACGCTCGAAGCCGCTGAGTAG
- a CDS encoding DNA topoisomerase VI subunit B translates to MSGRQSTLGEEGIAQELAQSQRSISIAEFFEKNKHMLGFDSGARALVTAVKEGVDNSLDACEEADIMPDIYVEIADLGDYYRLVIEDNGPGITKEQLPKVFGKLLYGSRFHKREQNRGQQGIGISAAVLYSQLTSGKPAKITSRTNGSETAHYFELIIDTDTNEPEISVDETTTWDRPHGTRIEVEMEANLRARQQLHDYIKHTAVVNPHARIEFVEPNIDDPLKFERAEGATLPAETEEIRPHPHGVELGTLLKMLEATDSYSISGFMQGEFTRVGATTAEKVLNNFRDRHFGREMAWRPPEAHEGDLEVTVRAAVANKGKDATKSFAREVADTIGDRERIAHHELRAVVDVAAEDAAEGFGTTFGSTVREKATAAAWAALLGDTDDGEPRETLASDLYGLVEAATSSRKDDATLHGLADRIATKFLDSDDNRHRCTRDELEEYVQRAAESTEEYDDATIGETARENVCEAIWDVMVTVPDEPPNVSTVADGRDTASELLEAMRETDIISPPTDCLAPITERLVEEGLRKEFDADFYAAATRDAAVSGGDPFIVEAGIAYGGDLEDGGAVDVMRFANRVPLVYQRGACATTDVVKTINWRNYGLDQPGGSGLPNGPAVVMVHVASTNVPFTSESKDAIANVPAIEDEIELAIREAARELKSFLNKRRSMQKRREKQDKLGTILPEMATKLSAVTGRKALDIDDSLARIMNNVLIEREVEDGTVRLVVENNDSANAEPEITDIVTVEPDDVHADGDDARVVEMDGEWFLKWSPTVASGEEAALTYEIDGDADFDISVDGIESAKLTVDGEQ, encoded by the coding sequence ATGTCAGGGAGGCAGTCGACACTCGGCGAGGAGGGGATCGCCCAAGAGTTGGCCCAGAGCCAGCGCTCGATCTCTATCGCCGAGTTCTTCGAGAAGAACAAGCACATGCTCGGGTTCGACTCCGGCGCCCGGGCGCTGGTCACGGCCGTCAAAGAGGGCGTCGACAACAGCTTAGACGCCTGTGAGGAAGCCGATATCATGCCGGATATCTACGTCGAGATAGCGGATCTCGGTGACTACTATCGTCTCGTCATCGAGGACAACGGCCCCGGAATCACCAAGGAGCAACTCCCGAAAGTCTTCGGGAAACTCCTGTATGGCAGCCGCTTTCACAAACGCGAGCAAAATCGCGGCCAGCAGGGAATCGGGATCAGCGCAGCCGTCCTCTATTCACAATTGACCAGCGGCAAACCGGCGAAGATCACGTCACGAACGAACGGCAGCGAGACGGCCCACTACTTCGAGTTGATCATCGACACAGATACCAACGAGCCGGAGATCAGCGTCGACGAGACGACCACGTGGGATCGCCCACACGGGACCCGCATCGAGGTGGAAATGGAGGCCAATCTGCGAGCCCGTCAGCAATTGCACGACTACATCAAGCATACGGCAGTCGTCAACCCGCACGCCCGCATCGAGTTCGTCGAACCGAACATCGACGACCCGCTGAAGTTCGAACGCGCCGAGGGAGCTACACTGCCCGCCGAGACCGAGGAGATCAGGCCCCACCCACACGGTGTCGAACTCGGCACTCTCCTGAAGATGCTGGAGGCGACGGACTCCTACTCGATCTCCGGATTCATGCAGGGTGAGTTCACCCGCGTGGGTGCAACGACCGCCGAGAAGGTCCTGAACAACTTCCGGGACCGGCATTTCGGTCGTGAAATGGCCTGGCGACCGCCCGAGGCCCACGAGGGCGATCTCGAGGTTACCGTCCGGGCTGCAGTCGCCAACAAGGGCAAAGACGCCACGAAGTCCTTTGCCCGTGAGGTTGCTGACACGATCGGTGACCGCGAGCGGATCGCCCACCACGAACTCCGGGCGGTCGTCGACGTGGCGGCCGAGGATGCGGCCGAGGGATTCGGAACGACCTTCGGAAGTACGGTCCGAGAGAAAGCCACAGCCGCTGCCTGGGCGGCGCTTCTCGGGGACACTGACGACGGTGAGCCCCGCGAAACCCTCGCTTCGGACCTCTACGGGCTCGTCGAGGCCGCGACGAGTTCTCGGAAGGACGACGCTACCTTGCACGGCCTGGCCGATCGCATCGCCACGAAGTTCCTCGACAGCGACGACAATCGCCACCGCTGTACGCGGGACGAACTCGAGGAGTACGTCCAGCGAGCCGCAGAGAGCACTGAGGAGTACGACGATGCGACGATCGGCGAGACCGCGCGTGAGAACGTTTGCGAAGCGATTTGGGACGTTATGGTGACCGTTCCCGACGAGCCGCCGAACGTCTCGACTGTTGCAGACGGGCGCGATACGGCCTCGGAACTCCTCGAAGCGATGCGGGAGACAGATATCATCTCCCCGCCGACGGACTGTCTGGCCCCGATCACCGAGCGCTTAGTCGAGGAAGGACTGCGCAAGGAGTTCGACGCCGACTTCTACGCCGCGGCGACCCGCGATGCCGCGGTATCGGGTGGCGACCCATTTATCGTCGAGGCCGGGATCGCTTACGGGGGCGATCTGGAAGACGGCGGCGCCGTCGACGTGATGCGCTTTGCCAACCGCGTGCCGCTGGTCTATCAGCGTGGGGCCTGTGCGACGACGGACGTCGTCAAGACGATCAACTGGCGCAACTACGGCCTCGATCAGCCCGGCGGATCAGGCCTGCCCAACGGGCCGGCCGTCGTGATGGTTCACGTCGCCTCGACGAACGTGCCCTTCACCAGCGAATCGAAGGACGCTATCGCGAACGTGCCCGCGATCGAAGACGAGATCGAACTCGCCATCAGGGAGGCCGCCCGCGAACTCAAGTCCTTCCTCAACAAGCGCCGGTCGATGCAAAAGCGCCGTGAAAAGCAGGACAAACTCGGGACGATCCTTCCCGAGATGGCGACCAAACTCTCCGCGGTAACCGGTCGAAAAGCCTTGGACATCGACGACTCGCTGGCTCGGATCATGAACAACGTCTTGATCGAGCGGGAGGTCGAAGACGGCACCGTCCGGCTGGTCGTCGAGAACAACGACTCGGCGAACGCCGAGCCGGAGATTACGGATATCGTCACGGTCGAACCAGACGACGTACACGCGGACGGCGACGACGCTCGTGTCGTCGAGATGGACGGCGAATGGTTCCTCAAGTGGTCGCCAACGGTCGCCAGCGGCGAAGAGGCGGCCCTGACCTACGAGATCGATGGCGACGCCGACTTCGACATTTCGGTGGATGGGATCGAGAGCGCGAAACTGACCGTGGACGGTGAACAATGA
- a CDS encoding DNA topoisomerase IV subunit A has product MSTESSETTDATEGDARERLLDLAAQFYDQFERGDVPHMDVPTRTKTNIEYDPEQKVWVYGDRKSTRSANSVRGAQKLLKVIYAIDFLANQLEEDRSSTLRELYYLSESWDLDEAQFSSQDESNQLIEDLEIVSDVRREEFHMRPEESGAKVMGPLRLREQTNRGDREIHCQHDVGQGGYQIPNDPDTIEFLDNDAEFVLCVETGGMRDRLVENGFDDEYNAIVVHLGGQPARATRRLTKRLHDELGLPVTVFTDGDPWSYRIYGSVAYGSIKSAHLSKYLATPEAQFIGVQPEDIVEYDLPTDPLADSDINALESELEDPRFQTDYWEEQIELQLDIDKKSEQQALASYGLDFVTDTYLPERLDEMGII; this is encoded by the coding sequence ATGAGCACTGAATCAAGCGAGACGACAGACGCGACCGAGGGGGACGCCCGCGAGCGGTTGCTCGATCTGGCAGCACAGTTTTACGACCAGTTCGAGCGCGGCGATGTCCCGCACATGGACGTCCCGACCCGGACCAAGACCAACATCGAGTACGACCCCGAGCAGAAGGTCTGGGTCTACGGCGACCGGAAGAGTACGCGATCGGCCAACAGCGTCCGTGGAGCCCAGAAGCTCCTGAAAGTCATCTACGCGATCGACTTCCTCGCCAACCAACTCGAAGAAGACCGTTCCTCGACGCTGCGTGAACTGTACTACCTCAGCGAGTCCTGGGACTTAGACGAGGCTCAGTTTTCGAGTCAAGACGAGTCAAACCAGCTCATCGAGGACCTGGAGATCGTCTCGGACGTCCGCCGCGAAGAGTTCCACATGCGTCCCGAGGAGTCCGGCGCGAAGGTGATGGGCCCCCTCCGCCTGCGCGAGCAAACCAACCGCGGCGACCGGGAGATCCACTGTCAACACGACGTGGGCCAGGGTGGCTATCAGATCCCCAACGACCCCGACACGATCGAATTCCTGGACAACGACGCTGAGTTCGTCCTGTGTGTGGAAACCGGCGGTATGCGTGACCGACTCGTCGAAAACGGGTTTGACGACGAGTACAATGCGATAGTCGTCCACCTGGGCGGCCAGCCCGCCCGCGCGACCCGCCGGCTGACAAAGCGCCTCCACGACGAACTCGGCCTGCCCGTGACGGTGTTCACTGACGGGGACCCTTGGTCGTATCGCATCTATGGATCCGTTGCGTACGGGTCGATCAAGTCCGCCCACCTCTCGAAGTACCTCGCGACGCCGGAAGCGCAGTTCATCGGCGTCCAGCCCGAGGACATCGTCGAGTACGATCTGCCGACCGATCCCCTCGCGGACTCCGACATCAACGCCTTGGAGTCCGAACTCGAGGACCCACGGTTCCAGACCGACTACTGGGAGGAACAGATCGAACTCCAGCTCGACATCGACAAGAAATCCGAACAGCAGGCCCTGGCCTCCTACGGCCTGGACTTCGTGACGGATACGTATCTGCCGGAACGTCTGGACGAGATGGGTATCATCTAG
- a CDS encoding redox-regulated ATPase YchF gives MSYKIGLVGKPSVGKSTFFNAATMNDVPEGAYPFTTIDPSVGEAYVRVECAAPEFDHTCTPNHGYCAEGVRFVPTKLVDVAGLVPGAHEGKGLGNQFLSDLNEADVLVHVVDFTGETDLEGEPTTDHDPREDIDFLENELDMWYLDIFEKGIERYHSGYNGDDGNVEADLAEQLSAFGIGEDEIKQVILGEGLELDPDTWEEADRQALAREIRIRTKPIVIAANKMDTEAAQDNWEAVTTDPEYEHLTFVPVSAHAEKALKNGDEQGVLEYRPGDEDFAVTADLPAEKAAGLEEIREFVGAYGGTGVQSVLETALFDVLGAIAVFPGSGAPKDDGTFLQDCFVLPDGSTAEDFAYFLHTDIGEGFLHAQDARSERQVGAETELDHRDVLEITTTN, from the coding sequence ATGAGCTACAAGATCGGCCTCGTGGGCAAGCCCTCCGTCGGGAAGTCCACGTTTTTCAATGCAGCGACGATGAACGACGTGCCTGAAGGAGCCTACCCGTTCACGACGATCGATCCATCGGTCGGTGAAGCCTACGTCCGCGTCGAGTGTGCCGCCCCCGAGTTCGATCACACGTGTACCCCGAACCACGGCTACTGTGCCGAGGGCGTCCGCTTCGTCCCGACCAAACTGGTCGACGTCGCGGGGCTCGTGCCCGGTGCCCACGAGGGCAAGGGGCTCGGCAATCAATTTCTCTCGGATCTGAACGAGGCGGACGTGCTGGTCCACGTCGTCGACTTCACCGGCGAGACGGATCTGGAAGGCGAACCGACGACGGATCACGACCCGCGTGAGGACATCGACTTCCTCGAGAACGAACTCGACATGTGGTATCTCGATATCTTCGAGAAGGGCATCGAGCGCTACCACTCGGGCTACAACGGGGACGACGGGAATGTCGAGGCTGATCTCGCCGAACAGCTCTCGGCCTTCGGTATCGGTGAAGACGAGATCAAGCAGGTCATCCTCGGCGAAGGGCTCGAACTCGATCCCGACACGTGGGAGGAAGCCGATCGGCAAGCCCTCGCCCGCGAGATCCGGATCCGAACTAAGCCGATCGTCATCGCCGCCAACAAGATGGACACTGAAGCGGCACAGGACAACTGGGAGGCGGTGACGACCGACCCCGAGTACGAGCACCTGACGTTCGTCCCCGTCTCGGCCCACGCCGAGAAGGCGTTGAAGAACGGCGACGAGCAGGGCGTCCTCGAGTACCGGCCCGGCGACGAGGACTTCGCGGTGACGGCTGACCTCCCCGCGGAGAAAGCCGCCGGGCTCGAGGAGATCCGCGAGTTCGTCGGGGCCTACGGCGGGACTGGCGTCCAAAGTGTCCTCGAAACGGCGCTGTTCGATGTGTTGGGGGCGATCGCCGTCTTCCCCGGTTCCGGCGCTCCGAAGGACGACGGGACCTTCCTGCAGGACTGTTTCGTGCTCCCCGACGGCTCGACAGCCGAGGACTTCGCGTACTTCCTGCATACGGACATCGGCGAGGGGTTCCTCCACGCCCAGGACGCGCGCTCGGAACGGCAGGTCGGCGCAGAGACGGAACTCGATCACCGCGACGTCCTCGAGATCACGACGACGAACTGA
- a CDS encoding type II secretion system F family protein encodes MSVVGYLPLVVAVTIAAAVASTRLSKRLDRLVTRIARRYFSRYVPASAERRRLLESAYVDTTYRVYAAKTYLYTATASVVGGVIGVYAVGAALVVLPIVAGILAELPSVMGEVLGERNMEILLSPNQVFFVLTAGGVVFGVLSAILTYVLRWQLPSGHAEVRRRGINEALPRTVAFVYALARGGMAFPEVMRTLGRNRAIYGDAADEMSVAVREMDLFGRDMISAVRRTAHRSPSDPFRTFAENLASVLSSGQKLPQFLEDQYERLQEEAEQRQAEVLELLATIAEAYVTTLVAGVLFLFTILLVFGLTITDTLPILQMLAYVIVPLSNALFVVYLAQKLEELGVARESGLEAIQTGSESATRMPNTASSKRSNLAYAAAGRAQLALYDRVARIKRVLRQPVQTILWNPSRVFYITVPIALLWVAISLPAAVTEYGFNLRLADDVLVQVTIFLIGTYAIVRELYTRRIDRIEAATPELLERLASLNEAGMSFVESVDRVRDTDLGMLTDEVNRIWTDMSMGANASNALRRFGRRVRTSSTARVVSLLTNAMKASGKLGPVLRIAATQARSDLRMRRERRQQMFTYLVVIYVSFLVFLVIIFAVQEVLVPSLPNNVPVPDQSNRLGVDVTAFARLGQVNKPAYTLVFLHAALIQGVLSGFIAGQLGEGTLKDGAKHAAILLTIAYVLILVASSPVASLTMQNQQAIGQTVTIDSVSTSEGGFVVVHERTKDGQVVGQTGYLPPGEHTNVVVEIDEPIRTQATLVAVPHQDTDDDERLSYAGGSLDHPYRSSDGAIAVDARIDPPDDGENE; translated from the coding sequence ATGAGTGTCGTCGGGTACCTGCCGCTCGTGGTCGCCGTTACGATCGCGGCGGCAGTCGCCTCAACCCGTCTCAGCAAGCGCCTCGATCGGCTCGTCACTCGGATCGCACGCCGGTACTTCAGCCGATACGTGCCCGCCTCCGCCGAGCGACGCCGGCTCCTCGAATCGGCCTACGTCGATACGACCTACCGGGTCTACGCCGCCAAGACCTACCTGTACACGGCGACCGCCTCGGTCGTCGGTGGCGTCATCGGCGTCTATGCCGTCGGCGCGGCACTGGTCGTGCTCCCGATCGTCGCCGGTATCCTCGCCGAACTCCCTTCTGTCATGGGGGAGGTGCTGGGGGAACGAAACATGGAGATTCTTCTGTCCCCGAATCAGGTCTTCTTCGTCCTGACTGCGGGAGGCGTCGTGTTCGGCGTGCTCTCGGCAATTCTGACCTACGTCTTGCGCTGGCAGTTGCCATCCGGCCACGCGGAAGTCCGCCGGCGGGGGATCAACGAGGCACTACCCAGGACAGTGGCGTTCGTCTACGCCCTCGCCCGCGGTGGCATGGCATTCCCGGAAGTGATGCGAACGCTGGGACGCAACCGGGCGATCTATGGGGACGCCGCAGACGAAATGAGTGTCGCCGTCCGGGAGATGGATCTGTTCGGCCGAGACATGATCTCGGCGGTTCGTCGGACTGCCCACCGCAGTCCCAGCGACCCGTTCCGGACGTTTGCCGAGAATTTAGCGAGTGTGCTTTCGAGTGGCCAGAAGCTCCCACAGTTCCTCGAAGACCAGTACGAGCGACTCCAAGAGGAAGCCGAACAACGACAGGCGGAGGTACTCGAATTACTTGCGACGATCGCTGAGGCGTACGTGACAACGTTGGTGGCCGGGGTGTTGTTCCTGTTTACCATCCTGCTCGTGTTCGGGCTGACGATCACCGACACCCTCCCGATCTTGCAGATGCTGGCGTACGTCATCGTCCCGCTGTCGAACGCGCTGTTCGTCGTCTATCTGGCCCAGAAGTTAGAGGAGCTTGGAGTCGCCCGCGAGAGCGGACTAGAGGCCATTCAAACGGGATCGGAATCGGCGACACGCATGCCAAACACCGCGAGCTCGAAAAGAAGTAACCTGGCCTACGCGGCTGCGGGGCGAGCCCAGCTCGCACTGTACGACCGCGTGGCACGCATCAAACGAGTCTTGCGCCAACCAGTACAGACCATCCTCTGGAACCCGTCACGAGTATTTTACATCACGGTGCCGATCGCGCTGCTGTGGGTTGCGATCTCGCTCCCAGCGGCGGTTACCGAGTACGGGTTCAACCTTCGGCTCGCCGACGACGTGCTCGTCCAGGTGACGATCTTCCTGATCGGGACCTACGCTATTGTCCGGGAGCTATACACCCGACGGATCGACCGTATCGAGGCCGCGACGCCGGAACTCCTCGAACGACTGGCGAGTCTCAACGAAGCGGGGATGTCCTTCGTCGAGAGCGTCGATCGGGTTCGCGATACGGACCTCGGGATGCTGACAGACGAAGTTAACCGTATCTGGACGGACATGTCGATGGGAGCAAACGCGTCCAACGCCCTCCGCCGATTCGGTCGGCGTGTGCGGACATCTTCGACCGCCAGAGTCGTCTCGCTGCTGACCAACGCGATGAAAGCAAGCGGCAAGCTCGGGCCGGTACTCCGGATCGCTGCCACACAGGCCCGGTCTGACCTCCGCATGCGCCGAGAGCGCCGCCAACAGATGTTCACCTACCTCGTGGTCATCTACGTCTCGTTTCTGGTCTTTCTGGTGATTATTTTCGCTGTCCAAGAAGTCCTGGTGCCGAGCCTGCCGAACAACGTTCCCGTTCCGGATCAGTCAAACCGGCTGGGCGTCGACGTCACCGCCTTCGCTCGCCTCGGGCAAGTGAACAAACCGGCGTACACGCTCGTCTTTCTGCATGCCGCACTCATCCAGGGTGTCCTGTCGGGGTTCATCGCGGGCCAACTCGGCGAGGGCACGCTCAAGGACGGGGCGAAACACGCAGCGATCCTGTTGACGATCGCGTACGTCTTGATCCTCGTAGCCTCCTCGCCGGTTGCCTCCCTGACGATGCAAAATCAGCAGGCGATCGGACAGACCGTGACGATCGATTCCGTCTCGACGTCGGAAGGTGGATTCGTCGTGGTTCACGAGCGGACCAAAGACGGACAAGTCGTCGGCCAGACCGGGTATCTGCCCCCAGGAGAGCATACGAACGTCGTCGTCGAGATCGACGAGCCCATACGCACCCAAGCGACGCTCGTGGCCGTGCCACATCAAGACACGGACGACGACGAACGCCTCAGCTACGCTGGCGGCTCGCTCGATCATCCGTACCGATCCAGCGACGGGGCGATCGCCGTCGATGCGAGGATCGATCCCCCCGACGACGGCGAAAACGAGTGA
- a CDS encoding type II/IV secretion system ATPase subunit, whose amino-acid sequence MSDSDPAIDDVDVGSRAGQESPASKETDRVADAKAWLSRVGRVLAGSQVVTENYDPTRHDRLVTFDGDPKMDELERYWLNAPYAFASINHDPQQDEHYYHVAEPNLDEFERDLLERLFEDVRDPLLYRENVDDDPEGALLAELRDRLEEYGVKVHPETVHRLFYYLYREFQGYGKIDPLMHDPAIEDISCDGVDLPIFAYHDRYTDIETNVSYSADELDDVVVQLAQRSGRHISVADPVVSTTLPDGSRIELALGKEVTPHGSAFTIRKYADDPFTPIDLVEYGTFSLDMLAYLWLAIEHNKSLLFAGGTAAGKTTSMNAVSMFIPPRAKVLTIEDTRELSLYHDNWLSSVTRERFDEDDITMYDLLRSALRHRPEYIVVGEVRGQEAITLFQAMNTGHTTFSTMHADSVQTVINRLENEPINVPRPMVQSLDILCVQVLARYGDERVRRAKVLAEIEGIDQRTGELDYANVYEWSPTEDTFGESNSTLLDEIREERGWSQSDLLEELRDRQRFLRAMRDQDVTDYRRFTAQVNRYYADKEAALDAIEGDSDT is encoded by the coding sequence ATGTCTGACAGCGATCCAGCCATCGACGATGTGGATGTCGGTTCACGCGCCGGTCAGGAGAGCCCTGCCAGCAAGGAAACTGATCGGGTAGCGGACGCGAAGGCGTGGCTCTCACGAGTTGGGCGTGTCCTCGCAGGCTCGCAGGTTGTCACCGAAAACTACGATCCGACGCGCCACGACCGACTGGTCACGTTCGACGGCGACCCGAAAATGGACGAGCTAGAGCGCTACTGGTTGAATGCGCCCTACGCGTTCGCGTCGATCAACCACGATCCCCAACAGGACGAACACTACTACCACGTGGCCGAGCCGAATCTCGACGAGTTCGAGCGGGACCTCCTCGAACGCCTGTTCGAAGACGTACGGGACCCGCTTCTGTACCGCGAGAATGTCGACGACGATCCAGAAGGAGCCCTGCTCGCCGAACTGCGCGATCGGCTCGAAGAGTACGGCGTCAAAGTCCATCCAGAGACCGTCCATCGACTGTTTTACTACCTCTACCGGGAGTTCCAGGGCTACGGGAAGATCGATCCGCTCATGCACGATCCAGCGATCGAAGACATCTCGTGTGACGGGGTCGATCTCCCGATCTTTGCCTATCACGATCGGTACACCGATATCGAGACGAACGTCTCCTACAGCGCGGACGAACTCGACGACGTGGTCGTCCAGTTGGCCCAGCGCTCCGGTCGCCACATCAGCGTCGCCGATCCCGTCGTTTCGACGACGCTCCCGGACGGGTCACGGATCGAACTCGCACTCGGAAAGGAAGTCACGCCACACGGGTCGGCGTTCACTATCCGGAAATACGCCGACGACCCCTTCACGCCGATCGATCTAGTGGAGTATGGCACGTTCAGTCTGGATATGCTGGCCTACCTCTGGCTGGCAATCGAGCACAACAAGTCCCTGCTGTTTGCGGGGGGGACTGCCGCGGGCAAGACGACCTCGATGAACGCCGTCTCGATGTTCATTCCGCCGCGGGCGAAGGTCCTCACGATCGAAGACACCCGTGAACTCTCTTTGTATCACGACAACTGGCTTTCGAGTGTCACCCGCGAGCGCTTCGACGAAGACGACATCACGATGTACGATCTGTTGCGCTCTGCGCTTCGCCACCGTCCCGAGTACATCGTGGTCGGGGAAGTCAGGGGCCAGGAAGCGATTACACTCTTCCAGGCGATGAACACCGGGCATACGACGTTCTCGACGATGCACGCCGACTCCGTTCAGACGGTCATCAATCGCTTGGAGAACGAGCCGATCAACGTCCCGCGACCGATGGTCCAGAGTCTGGACATCCTCTGTGTGCAGGTGCTTGCACGGTACGGCGACGAGCGAGTCCGGCGGGCGAAAGTGCTCGCGGAGATCGAAGGGATCGACCAGCGAACGGGCGAACTCGACTACGCCAACGTCTACGAGTGGAGCCCGACCGAGGACACCTTCGGGGAGAGTAACTCCACGCTACTCGACGAGATTCGAGAGGAGCGTGGCTGGAGCCAGTCCGACTTGCTCGAAGAGCTACGGGACAGACAGCGGTTCCTGCGTGCGATGCGAGACCAGGACGTCACCGACTACCGCCGGTTTACGGCCCAGGTCAACAGGTACTACGCGGACAAAGAAGCCGCCCTCGACGCGATCGAGGGAGACAGCGACACCTAA
- a CDS encoding DUF5793 family protein, whose translation MKREHFSLTVAPEPEESDRPTLHIAYDGPTALLRERLHNPEDEALTDDEIDVAFRLQDDTRGVLSIADRHTGAFVFELEADLDAIDRIVQAAEADDERYRIVIETDGDAWTYDKETLLVYGVDGQLLRTDSLIPGSVEL comes from the coding sequence ATGAAGCGCGAACACTTCAGCCTCACCGTTGCCCCCGAACCCGAAGAGAGCGACCGCCCGACGCTGCATATTGCCTACGACGGGCCGACAGCGTTGCTTCGTGAGCGATTACACAACCCAGAGGACGAGGCCCTAACGGACGACGAGATCGACGTCGCGTTTCGCTTACAGGACGACACACGGGGTGTGTTGAGTATCGCCGATCGACACACTGGGGCGTTCGTCTTCGAGCTCGAGGCCGATCTCGATGCGATCGATCGGATCGTTCAGGCCGCAGAGGCCGACGACGAGCGCTACCGGATCGTGATCGAGACTGACGGGGACGCTTGGACGTACGACAAAGAGACGCTACTGGTCTATGGGGTCGATGGCCAACTGCTCCGCACAGACAGCCTCATCCCCGGCAGTGTCGAGCTGTAG